The nucleotide sequence CCAGTGTTTGCCAGCGCTAAGGCCATTTCGTCGAGTATTCCCATCTGGGAAGCCACGCTGAAAAACGAAGGTTATTTTGGCTCGCAGGTAAGCGGAGAGCTTAAGGAGGAAGGCTACAAGGCGAGGGGCGTCTATCAGGTCAACGTAAAACCCCGGTTTTACATTGATTCCGTAGCCTTTTATTTGACCGATTCATCAGTCGTCCAGAAGGCTCTACGGGCTACCTCGGACCGAACTATCTTCAAGAAGGGCGATCCCTACCGCTTCGATAACATCAAGCTGGAACGCGAGCGCATCAGTCAGGCCATCAAGCAGCGCGGTTTCTATTACTTCCTGCCCGATTACATAACCATCCTGGCAGATAACGATTCGGCCAACCACCAGACGACGCTCATCTTCGCCATTAAACCCGACATGCCCGCTGCAGCCGGGGTTCCTTATTACATCCGCGATATATTCATTTATCCCAACTACAACCTGTCGACGGCCCGCCAGGATACCAACCTACGTCGGGCATATCAGTCCGATCAGCAGTTTATAATCGTTGACTCAACGCGACGCTTTAACCCCAAATTATTCCGTGATGTTGTTACGCTCCAGCATGGCAGTCGCTATAATGCCCGGCAGCAGGATCTGACGCTGTCGCGGCTTATTAACGTAGGCGCATTTAAGTTTGTCCGGAACCGTTTCGACCCGGCGCAGCAGGGCGACTCGGCGGTGCTGGACGTGCACTATTACCTGACGCCCTATCCGGCCAAGTCCATGCGGCTGGAACTGGACGGCACGTCGCGTTCCAACAACTTCAGCGGTACGCAGGCCATCCTGAGCTGGCGGGACCGTAACTTCCTCCGGCGGGCCGAACTTCTGACGGTCAATGCCAACGTAGGGATTGAATTTCAGGTTGGTGCGGGCGATCAGAGCCTGACCAATTATCGCTACGGGGCTGATGCGACGCTGAGTTTCCCGCGTCTGGTCAGTCCGCTGAGCTTCCGGGCCGATCAGCGGCAGGCGCTGCCTAAAACCAACGTAACGATGGGCTACCAGACTAACATCCGGGGCGGACTGTACCGGATTAATGCCTTTCAGACTACCTTCGGTTACGCATGGCGGCAAAGCCAGCGGCTCGAACACGTCTTTCAGCCCTTCAACGCAAACTATACCTTTGTGCCGCTCGATAAGGTCGATTCCCGGTTCTATGATATCCTGATCGATCCGGAAGTGCCCGACGTCATCAAAGCTCAGTACAATAACATACTGTCATCAGATCAGCTGATACTCAGTACGCTCTACACCCTCAATTATACCTCGTCGCCCCGTATTCCTTTACCGACTACGTTCCGGATCACGTCCAACGTTGAAGTAGCCGGCAACCTGGCCAACCTGCTGACCAAACAACAGGTGCCCGGTCAGCAGACAACCATTTTCAAGGTCCCTTTTGCCCAGTTTCTGCGCCTGGATGGCGACTTCCGTTTATACCGGCGACTGGGTAAGAACCTGAACTGGGCAAATCGGCTTTTTACGGGCGTTGGGATTCCGTACGGGAACTCGAAGGGATTTCAGCTTCCGCTGGCCCGGCAGTATTTTGTGGGAGGGAGCAACAGCATCCGGGCCTTTAGACCGCGTGCCATCGGGCCGGGTCTGTACACCCGCGATACGATTCGTAACGTACCTACCTTCCAGGACGGTGGGGGGGATATCCGGCTGGAGGCTAACACAGAACTACGGGCAAAACTTAACAAGTATCTCGAACTGGCCTTCTTCGTTGACGCGGGCAACATCTGGACCTACTACCCAGCCGCCCGTTTCACCGCCGATCCGCAGGCTACGGCGTTTACGTCTGAATTTTACAAACAGGTCGCTGTCGGTACCGGGGTGGGGCTTCGGATCGACCTCTCTTATTTCCTGCTGCGCTTTGATCTGGCCACCCCCCTTCGAAAACCCTATAAAACCAACGGCAGCGAATGGGTTATTGACCAGATCAATTTCCGCGACCGCGACTGGCGCAAGCAGAATCTGGTGTTCAATATTGGGGTGGGCTACCCGTTCTGATCAGCCTGATTAGGCGAGAAGCCTTTAGGAAGATGGCCGCTTTTCCAGCACGGGCCGGAGCACATTCCAGACCGTATTGGCTACAATT is from Spirosoma taeanense and encodes:
- the tamL gene encoding translocation and assembly module lipoprotein TamL, which gives rise to MINGIKQITGRLSFVRAEATETITRTIRPGLPAGAGWPLPPVLRWLCFALLLSLNACNIAKHLPAKERLYMGTDIVMHADSTVSETEQSALEDQLMTLARPRPNKQLFGYPYKVGLYYLFGEPRSKNGFRSWFRRKFGEEPVFASAKAISSSIPIWEATLKNEGYFGSQVSGELKEEGYKARGVYQVNVKPRFYIDSVAFYLTDSSVVQKALRATSDRTIFKKGDPYRFDNIKLERERISQAIKQRGFYYFLPDYITILADNDSANHQTTLIFAIKPDMPAAAGVPYYIRDIFIYPNYNLSTARQDTNLRRAYQSDQQFIIVDSTRRFNPKLFRDVVTLQHGSRYNARQQDLTLSRLINVGAFKFVRNRFDPAQQGDSAVLDVHYYLTPYPAKSMRLELDGTSRSNNFSGTQAILSWRDRNFLRRAELLTVNANVGIEFQVGAGDQSLTNYRYGADATLSFPRLVSPLSFRADQRQALPKTNVTMGYQTNIRGGLYRINAFQTTFGYAWRQSQRLEHVFQPFNANYTFVPLDKVDSRFYDILIDPEVPDVIKAQYNNILSSDQLILSTLYTLNYTSSPRIPLPTTFRITSNVEVAGNLANLLTKQQVPGQQTTIFKVPFAQFLRLDGDFRLYRRLGKNLNWANRLFTGVGIPYGNSKGFQLPLARQYFVGGSNSIRAFRPRAIGPGLYTRDTIRNVPTFQDGGGDIRLEANTELRAKLNKYLELAFFVDAGNIWTYYPAARFTADPQATAFTSEFYKQVAVGTGVGLRIDLSYFLLRFDLATPLRKPYKTNGSEWVIDQINFRDRDWRKQNLVFNIGVGYPF